The Pseudoalteromonas translucida KMM 520 genome has a window encoding:
- the gluQRS gene encoding tRNA glutamyl-Q(34) synthetase GluQRS gives MFTTAVITPTRKYCGRFAPSPSGPLHFGSLVAAVGSYLDAKANQGKWLVRIEDIDTTRVVKGADTDILNTLQAYSLHWDENVVYQTQRLDLYQDVVNSLHNKNLVYACSCSRKQIKAIGGIYQGHCKNLHQDITHNALRLSQSFATNQFNDLIQGDINVNNAFAAEDYIIKRSDGLFAYQLVVVIDDIDQGITRIVRGADLIEPTVRQISLFKQLNSSVPQFAHLPLAVAKPGFKLSKQNYAPAICKQNPKPALIDVFAFLGLAVHNQLMDLNIEQLLAWGVNNFSLNQVPNLAEIQI, from the coding sequence ATGTTTACTACAGCCGTTATTACGCCAACGCGTAAATACTGCGGTCGATTTGCACCGTCTCCTTCTGGGCCATTACATTTTGGCTCATTAGTAGCGGCTGTAGGTAGCTATCTTGATGCTAAAGCTAACCAAGGAAAATGGTTAGTTCGCATCGAAGATATAGACACCACTCGCGTTGTAAAAGGCGCCGACACCGATATTCTAAATACCTTACAAGCCTATTCTCTGCACTGGGATGAAAACGTCGTTTATCAAACACAACGTTTAGATTTATACCAAGATGTTGTTAACTCTTTACACAATAAAAACCTTGTTTATGCCTGTAGTTGCTCGCGCAAACAAATTAAAGCTATTGGCGGAATTTACCAAGGTCATTGTAAAAACCTGCACCAAGATATAACCCACAATGCCCTGCGCCTTAGCCAAAGCTTTGCCACCAACCAATTTAACGATTTAATTCAAGGCGACATAAACGTTAATAACGCCTTTGCTGCTGAAGATTACATAATAAAGCGCAGCGATGGTTTATTTGCCTACCAGCTTGTGGTGGTAATTGACGATATAGACCAAGGGATCACGCGTATTGTTAGAGGAGCTGACCTAATTGAGCCTACCGTTCGACAGATCAGTTTGTTTAAACAACTTAATAGCTCAGTACCCCAATTTGCTCATTTACCCTTAGCGGTTGCAAAGCCCGGCTTTAAGCTCTCAAAGCAAAATTATGCGCCAGCAATTTGTAAGCAAAATCCTAAACCGGCACTTATCGATGTGTTCGCGTTTTTAGGCCTAGCAGTACATAATCAGCTTATGGACTTAAATATTGAGCAACTGCTTGCATGGGGGGTAAATAACTTTAGCTTAAACCAAGTCCCAAACCTTGCTGAAATTCAAATTTAG
- the dksA gene encoding RNA polymerase-binding protein DksA: MPNQNRLGLLAQAGLEPYQEKPGEEYMNEAQRLHFKTILETWRNDLRNEVDRTKSYMQDEAANFPDPVDRAAQEEEFSLELRTRDRERKLIKKIEKTINLIKEDDFGFCDSCGIEIGIRRLEARPTADLCVDCKTLAEIKEKQSGRG, encoded by the coding sequence ATGCCAAACCAAAATAGATTAGGATTATTGGCTCAAGCCGGTTTAGAACCATACCAAGAAAAACCAGGTGAAGAATATATGAATGAAGCACAACGTCTTCATTTTAAAACAATTTTAGAAACTTGGCGTAACGATTTACGCAACGAAGTTGATCGTACTAAATCGTATATGCAAGATGAAGCTGCTAACTTTCCTGATCCAGTTGACCGTGCTGCGCAAGAAGAAGAGTTCTCTTTAGAACTGCGTACTCGTGACCGCGAACGCAAACTGATCAAAAAAATTGAAAAAACAATCAACTTAATTAAAGAAGATGATTTTGGTTTTTGTGATTCTTGCGGAATCGAAATTGGTATTCGCCGCTTAGAAGCGCGCCCGACTGCTGATTTATGCGTAGACTGTAAAACACTTGCAGAAATTAAAGAAAAGCAATCTGGACGTGGCTAA